AACTGGAAAAGGTCGGTGTCTTTCATAGGCGAACGAATTACCCGGATGCGGTCAGGGGTTCAAGGCCCCTACCCACTTGAAACAGCGAGGAACCCAGAAACTTGATCTTGAGCTTGCCCCGCCGATATTTTGCCTTGTCGAGCCATTTCCAAATGAAGTACTGATTATATTCAGAATCGGGGCACTTTCATGGGGGGAAGTATGGACTCTACAGCGAAAGGACGTTTTGAAGTGGCCAGGATGTATCGAGACATTTTTGGAATTAGCCTTCCCGAAGTTGAAAATATTCTGGCAGAAAAGCTTTACGACCTTGCGCTTAAAGCTATGATGCGCGGGACGCCAATCACGGAAGACGAACTCCAAGAGGGGCTGCACTTGGGTGTGAAGTAGGGCATGCCTCCACGGAGGCAGCTTTTTGAGTGAATTTTATTCGCACCAGTACGCGCTCACGCGAGCGGATGCCATTCGCGGGGTATGGTTAGGTTTGGGCACGTGTGTGATAAAGTGGCCCCTGAAAAGAGCTGTGTTCCGCAAACAGATGGACCAGACAACGCGTGACACTTAAAAGAACCTTACAAAACCTAACATTTTTGTGCCGATTCCACACAAACCTGGCCGTTGCGATGCTAACTTTGCTAACAGCCTCGGGACGTCATGGAGGCACGCGCAAGACTGTTGAAAAATGTTGATATTCAAATCGCGGGGCAACTACGCGCACGCAAGACGGTTGCGAGAGCAACATGCTGAAATTTAGATAAATTCCTAGTCAGGATGCGCAGTAACTACTAGGGAAAACTTGTATTTGTGGTAAGCAAAAGTCAGCAATCGCACTTTCATAAAACTTCAAATGCCGAGGACCGACAACGGCGGTGCGAACCACGTCAAGATCGTATCAAGTATCACAACAAGATCGCTTTGTAGCCTTCGACGATATAGAGCAATTCAGGCAAACACGTACACTGCGGTCTTGCTCCCCAACGGCCCGGTTAACGTCTCCTCAATCTGTCGGCAAATTGGCTTTCTCAGCTTTTTCCAGGCCGTCCAACGCCGACAAAAACCATGCGGGCAGGTTGTCAGGCAGACTTTCCGGCTCATCCGTTACCCTGCGCAGCATTTCAAAAAACCAGACCCGTTTTGGTGACCGACCCTTCGGAGGTGTGCGAACGCGCACAGTGCGGTTTCCTTCCGGCACGTCGAAATAGAGAACTACCTCCATCTCCGGGTCGTAGATGTCGAGTATCTCCGTGACCTCATGCAATCCGTTCCCAGCGAAATACTCGCGTGGCCCGTAGACAAGTTCCGGCCAGCCTCCATCGTCAATAATTCCCACTGCGCCCGGTCCCAAAGTCTCAAAACCATTATAGGCGAAAAAGACGAGGCCGTCCCAATTTTCCAAGGCAATTTCGACGAGTTCCGGCAAGGGCTTTGTATTCATGGTTAATCCTCATGGCTGGATGCAATAGTCCTCAAGAAAGGAACCTCTTAATAGAGTGTCTCGTCTTTCAACATCCCGTCCTGAATAATTCCCGCATTCTCACACTGCCTAACACGTTCGCGTCAAGCGCTGGGTCGATTGTCCAATCTCATGTTGAGCACCTGCTCGATATTGTGGCTCCATGCTGCTTTGAACGCTGGGTCAGACGCGAAAAGTTTGTAAAGCTCAAGCTCATCTTTCCGCCGTTTCAGCATCACGTCCTGCAGCATTTTCTCAAGAGCAAGTCCACGGTTGTAAGGGTCTGCATTTGCTTCATACTTGAAAGTGTAGTCGGGGTGAGCGCGGATACTCTTGACAATGTTGATAAATTTAACCCGCTGTTCTTCTGGTGTGGCACTCCAACCCTGAAACCAACGTTCATTAAAGCTGCGAATGATTTCATCAAGGGGATCAGTCTCAGGGTCTGGCCCGGGGCCGCGCGGATTGGGATTCTGCGGGTCAAGCGCTGTAGGCGACGCGTTCAGGCCGATACTATGGTTCAGTTTTGTTCGCTCAAGGCCGTAGGACGACAGGTCGACCGCTTCCAGTAATTTGTCGAGCATGTCTTGGTCGGGATCTTTGATCTTCAGTTTCGGCACCAGGAACTTCAGGAACCAGAACAGCTTTTCCCACTCGATGACTTCGAACGGCATGATTGACGCCATCTGACCATAAATCTTCACGAACTGCCGCGCCTTGACTTTGAAGTCGATTTTGGCCTCCTCCGCCAACTCCAACTTCTTATTGAACCTATCTGCGGCCGTGTCGATCAGCGGGCTCAGGGCCTGGGCGTCCTCATTTGCGAAATAGCGGGTGACGAACTCTTCGACCTCCTGCCATTCATACACGCCAACGTGGTCGAGTGATCCTTTTAGTTCGTGCAGGACGTTCACATCCGTGGCCGAAGACAGGGTCGTGACAGTGTAGAAGGGGTCAAAGGCCGTCTTGATGTCCGCAACGTCATTGAAGAAATCGAGGATGAACAGATCCTCGGTCCGCTTGCCTAGCTTCGGAGCCGAGCGGTTCAGTCGTGACAAGGCCTGCACGGCCATGACGTGCTGCAGCTTTTTGTCCACGTACATCGTGGTCAGCTTTGGCTGGTCAAAACCGGTCAGATACTTGTTCGCGACGACCAGCAGCCGGTAATCGTTTTCGTCGAACCGATCCCGCGTGTCAGACTCGGAAAAACCGTTCGTTTCGGCTTCAGTATAGGTCACGCCATCGACAATCTTCTCGCCCGAGAACGCGATCAGCGCCTTGAACGGGCGCCCCCTATCCGCCAGCAGCTTCGTCAACGCTTTGTAATAGCGTATTGCCATTTCGATGTTCTGCGTGACGATCATTCCCTTGGCTTTGCCGCGCAACTTCTTGGGCGTTACAACCTGCTCGATGAAATGATCGAGCATGATTTCTGCTTTGGTATTGATCGTCTGCTGGCTGCTTTCGACATAGCTTCGCAGCTTCTTCTGGGCTTTGTTGTTGTCGAACAAGGGGTTGTCGGCAATCGACTTCTGGATTTCGTAATAGCTCTTGTAGGTCGTGTAGTTCGCTAGGACATTCAGGATGAAGCCTTCCTCGATGGCCTGCTTCATGCTGTAGAGGTGGAAGGGTTTGAAGCTGCCGTCGGCCTGGCGCTCGCCGAACTTTTCCAATGTCGTGTTTTTCGGGGTGGCCGTGAAGGCGAAATATGAGGCGTTGCCGCGCATCTTGCGCGACTGCATCGCCGCCAGAATGCGTTCCTGCGGGTCAACTTCGTCCGGGTCCGCATCGCCCGCACCCATCGCGCGGTTCATGTTGTCATGGGCGCTGCCGCTCTGGCCGCTGTGCGCTTCATCGATAATCACCGCGAACCGCTTGTCACTCAGGTCGGCGATTCCCTCAATAATGAACGGGAACTTCTGAATCGTCGTGATGATGATCTTCTTGCCGTTCTCCAGCGCCGATTTCAGATCGGCCGAGCGCAAGGCCGGGGCGACGATGTTCTTGACCACGGAGAAATCCTTAATGTTCTCACGCAGCTGCTTGTCCAGAAGACGGCGATCGGTAACCACGATGACCGAGTCGAACAGCGGCTGATCCAGTCCCCTGGCACCGGGAATGTCCATTTTGGCCGGATATGTCTCGATCAGCTGATAGGCCGTCCAGGTGATCGAGTTCGACTTCCCCGAACCCGCCGAATGCTGGATCAGATAGCTTTGCCCCACACCAGTCGTGGCTGCGTGCGACAGCAGGCGGCGCACCACGTCCAACTGCTGATAGCGCGGGAAGATCAGCGTCTTCTTGGCCAGCGGGTCGGTCGACTTCCCCTCCAGCAGCACGAAATGCTGGATGATGCCCGCGAGGCTCTCCTTGGTGAAGACTTCTTCCCACAGATAAGCGGTCTTGTGGCCATTCGGGTTAGGCGGGTTGCCCTCGCCCTCGTTGTGGCCTTTGTTGAAGGGCAGAAAGAAAGTGGCAGGCCCGGCCAGTTTGGTAGTCATGAACACTTCGTCGGTGTCCACCGCCATATGCACCAACGCGCGGCCGAACTGCAGCAGGGGCTGGGTGGCGTCGCGGCTGGTGCGATACTGTTTCTGGCCGTGATAGCGGGCGGTCTGGCCAGTCCAGGCGTTCTTCAGCTCGATGGTGATCAGCGGTAGCCCGTTGATGAAGAGGACCATGTCGATTTCTTCGGCAGGATTGGTCTGCGAATAGCGGACTTGCCGGGTGACGCTGAAGATGTTGGCGGCGAAGTTCTCGTGCACTTTGGCCGCCGAACTGGCGAGCGGCGCGGGATACATCAGTGCAAAGAAGGAGTCATCAACGGCAAGGCCCTTCTTGAGCAGATGCAGCACCCCGTTCTTCTTGATCAGTCGGTCGAAGCGTTCATGGATCTTGCGCTGCCAGTCGTCGGGATTGCGAGCCTTCAGTTTAGCCAGTTCCTTGCTCTGGGTGGCTTCCAGAAACTCCCAGAACAGCCTTGTATCGAGCGCATATTCGGCGTCGAAATCCGCAGCCAGGCCAAGCCGGAAGGGGCCGGGACCAGCAGGCGCGGGGCTGCCGCTGAGTTCTTCACTGGTGTGGCCGGTCAGATGTTTCTGAATGGCCTGTTCCAGTGCGATTTCCTTGGTGTTGCTGACCATGCGGACTCCCTAAATGACCTTGATTTTACCTGTGACCGCCGCGTTGATCAGGCTGGTTTTGTATTCCTTGAGTGCGGCGATCTGCTCTTCCTTGATGGCGATGCCATTGTCGATTTTCTCGCAACCGGTTTTGATATGCGCCGCGATCTCCGCCTGTTCGTTGAGCGGTGGTAGAAATAGGTCGACCTTCGAGAAGTTGTCGAAGTTCAGGTCTTGACCATCGCGAATGAAGCTGCCGGTTGCCTGAAGCGCTTTGATGTATCGTGGACTCTTGAACAGATAGCCAAAGAAATCGGCGTTCACCGGTTCCAGCGGGTGTAGGATAACATAAGATGATCGAATGCAGCCTGTCGCAAACGCCCGTTCCAGGCCTCCTTGAAAGCTGCGCATGCTGATCACGAAATCATCGATTTCTACGCGTTTGCGCTTTTCGAGATTGGTCTGGATCTTAACCACGCGGCGTCCGACAAGTTCTTCGAATTCTTCCTGCGGAATTACACCGTAGGATTGAGTTGCGGAAAGCTGGATGTCGTCTTTACGAGCAAGTTCCTTGCGCTGAGTGAAAACATATTTGCTCCGCCGCACCTCCCAATGCGCGGGGACTTGGCCGATCCAGCCGATGCCGCTGTCTTTCATCGGGGCGACGGGGTTCAGGCCGTGGGTGACGGTCTGCTGGATCAGGATCTGCCGCCGCTCTCTCAACAGGGCGATCTGCTGTTCCTTGATCCGTACCGCCTCGTCCAACTTAGCACATTTTTCATCCAGAAACACTGCGATGGCGCGTTGCTCAGGGAGGGGAGCGCAAATCAGAGGAAGGCGAAATAAGTCCTCCGAATAGAGGCGAATGAAACCTTCCATGACGCCTTTGACGCGCCGCTTGATCTCACCTTGATACTCAACTTGCTGGAGCAATGCCGCCACGACATCGGCGCGCATTGGTACATTCCGTTTCACTCGGTAGATTGCGTAGTCTGGGCTAGTGATGCCAGACATTCTCGAAATTGCCATAAGACCGTTCGATGCTTGCATGCGGTTGACGACGATGTCGTCCTTAGACACCATTTTATAGCCGACCAGACTATCAGCTTGGCCGCCGCGCTCTGCCATGCTGTCCCTTCGGATTACACCGTGTATCTTGCTTAACGATAATAGAGGCTCCGATCCGTCTTTGGATCTTTCACTCAGTTCTTCGAGAATAAAACCCGCTCTTTTGACTGACCAGTGGGACGGTATCTGGCCAATCCATTCGACGCCGCTGTCCTTGTAGCTGTCATAGGTTGAGTAAGCTGCGATGTTTCTCACACCTCCTCCGATAGATCAGCGGGTGTCACCCCCAGGATATCGGCGATCAAGCCATCAGCCTTTTGCTCCAGCTCCAAAATGTCCCGCGTTATGGCATCGAGGCCGCGTAGCGACTTCTGGCGGTAGAAATACTTGTTGAAGCTGATCTCGTAGCCGATTTTGACCGTGTTGAGGTTGATCCAGGCCTCGGGCACATGCGGTTTTACCTCGGCTTTGAAATAGCGGTGGATGCTGTCCTTCAGCGGCACCGCCTCGCTGTCGCGCAGATCGGTACTGGATTCATAGGTCAGCCAGTTGCCATCGGGCTGGGCATAAAGGCCGAAGTGCCCCAAGTCCTCGATGCCGCACCCCAGCCGCGCCGACAAGGCCTCCAACTCTCCCTTGGTGAAGGTCAGGGTCTTGTCGATGACTTTTTCCGCATCATCGGAATACCAACTGGCCGCGTTTAGGATCGCGTTTTTCTCAGTCGCCGACAGCTTGATCTTGCGGGCCTTGAGGGTCTTGGCCACCCTGTTACGGAACGCATTGAAATCCGCTGTTTCCTCGGTGCCCACAGATTGCATCAGCTGGTGCCCGACCTCTATCAACTCGCGCTGGCGCAGCCAGGAGGCAGTATTCACCAACTTGGCGCGTTGCTTGGCGTTCAGTGCGATCTCCTGTTCATCACACCAGGCCTGGATGGCCTTGGCCTGTGATTTCAGAAAGCCGGGCTCATAGACCTTGTCGCCATGTTCGGACCAAAG
The Desulfomicrobium macestii genome window above contains:
- a CDS encoding restriction endonuclease subunit S; translation: MRNIAAYSTYDSYKDSGVEWIGQIPSHWSVKRAGFILEELSERSKDGSEPLLSLSKIHGVIRRDSMAERGGQADSLVGYKMVSKDDIVVNRMQASNGLMAISRMSGITSPDYAIYRVKRNVPMRADVVAALLQQVEYQGEIKRRVKGVMEGFIRLYSEDLFRLPLICAPLPEQRAIAVFLDEKCAKLDEAVRIKEQQIALLRERRQILIQQTVTHGLNPVAPMKDSGIGWIGQVPAHWEVRRSKYVFTQRKELARKDDIQLSATQSYGVIPQEEFEELVGRRVVKIQTNLEKRKRVEIDDFVISMRSFQGGLERAFATGCIRSSYVILHPLEPVNADFFGYLFKSPRYIKALQATGSFIRDGQDLNFDNFSKVDLFLPPLNEQAEIAAHIKTGCEKIDNGIAIKEEQIAALKEYKTSLINAAVTGKIKVI
- a CDS encoding type I restriction endonuclease subunit R — encoded protein: MVSNTKEIALEQAIQKHLTGHTSEELSGSPAPAGPGPFRLGLAADFDAEYALDTRLFWEFLEATQSKELAKLKARNPDDWQRKIHERFDRLIKKNGVLHLLKKGLAVDDSFFALMYPAPLASSAAKVHENFAANIFSVTRQVRYSQTNPAEEIDMVLFINGLPLITIELKNAWTGQTARYHGQKQYRTSRDATQPLLQFGRALVHMAVDTDEVFMTTKLAGPATFFLPFNKGHNEGEGNPPNPNGHKTAYLWEEVFTKESLAGIIQHFVLLEGKSTDPLAKKTLIFPRYQQLDVVRRLLSHAATTGVGQSYLIQHSAGSGKSNSITWTAYQLIETYPAKMDIPGARGLDQPLFDSVIVVTDRRLLDKQLRENIKDFSVVKNIVAPALRSADLKSALENGKKIIITTIQKFPFIIEGIADLSDKRFAVIIDEAHSGQSGSAHDNMNRAMGAGDADPDEVDPQERILAAMQSRKMRGNASYFAFTATPKNTTLEKFGERQADGSFKPFHLYSMKQAIEEGFILNVLANYTTYKSYYEIQKSIADNPLFDNNKAQKKLRSYVESSQQTINTKAEIMLDHFIEQVVTPKKLRGKAKGMIVTQNIEMAIRYYKALTKLLADRGRPFKALIAFSGEKIVDGVTYTEAETNGFSESDTRDRFDENDYRLLVVANKYLTGFDQPKLTTMYVDKKLQHVMAVQALSRLNRSAPKLGKRTEDLFILDFFNDVADIKTAFDPFYTVTTLSSATDVNVLHELKGSLDHVGVYEWQEVEEFVTRYFANEDAQALSPLIDTAADRFNKKLELAEEAKIDFKVKARQFVKIYGQMASIMPFEVIEWEKLFWFLKFLVPKLKIKDPDQDMLDKLLEAVDLSSYGLERTKLNHSIGLNASPTALDPQNPNPRGPGPDPETDPLDEIIRSFNERWFQGWSATPEEQRVKFINIVKSIRAHPDYTFKYEANADPYNRGLALEKMLQDVMLKRRKDELELYKLFASDPAFKAAWSHNIEQVLNMRLDNRPSA